Proteins from a single region of Gorilla gorilla gorilla isolate KB3781 chromosome 16, NHGRI_mGorGor1-v2.1_pri, whole genome shotgun sequence:
- the CYP1A2 gene encoding cytochrome P450 1A2 has protein sequence MALSQSVPFSATELLLASAIFCLVFWVLKGLRPRVPKGLKSPPEPWGWPLLGHVLTLGKNPHLALSRMSQHYGDVLQIRIGSMPVLVLSGLDTIRQALVRQGDDFKGRPDLYTSTLINDGQSLTFSTDSGPVWAARRRLAQNALNTFSIASDPASSSSCYLEEHVSKEAEALISRLQELMAGPGHFDPYNQVVVSVANVIGAMCFGQHFPESSDEMLSLVKNTHEFVETAFSGNPVDFFPILRYLPNPALQRFKAFNQRFLRFLQKTVQEHYQDFDKNSVQDIMGALFKHSKKGPRASGDLIPQEKIVNLVNDIFGAGFDTVTTAISWSLMYLVTKPEIQRKIQKELDTVIGRERRPRLSDRPQLPYLEAFILETFRHSSFLPFTIPHSTTRDTTLNGFYIPKKCCVFVNQWQVNHDPELWEDPSEFRPERFLTADGTAINKPLSEKMMLFGMGKRRCIGEVLAKWEVFLFLAILLQQLEFSVPPGVKVDLTPIYGLTMKHARCEHVQARLRFSIN, from the exons ATGGCATTGTCCCAGTCTGTTCCCTTCTCGGCCACAGAGCTTCTCCTGGCCTCTGCCATCTTCTGCCTGGTATTCTGGGTGCTCAAGGGTTTGAGGCCTCGGGTCCCCAAAGGCCTGAAAAGTCCACCAGAGCCATGGGGCTGGCCCTTGCTCGGGCATGTGCTGACCCTGGGGAAGAACCCGCACCTGGCACTGTCAAGGATGAGCCAGCACTACGGGGACGTGCTGCAGATCCGCATTGGCTCCATGCCCGTGCTGGTGCTGAGCGGCCTGGACACCATCCGGCAGGCCCTGGTGCGGCAGGGCGACGATTTCAAGGGCCGGCCTGACCTCTACACCTCCACCCTCATCAATGATGGCCAGAGCTTGACCTTCAGCACAGACTCTGGACCGGTGTGGGCTGCCCGCCGGCGCCTGGCCCAGAACGCCCTCAACACCTTCTCCATCGCCTCTGACCCAGCTTCCTCATCCTCCTGCTACCTGGAGGAGCATGTGAGcaaggaggctgaggccctgATCAGCAGGTTGCAGGAGCTGATGGCAGGGCCTGGGCACTTCGACCCTTACAATCAGGTGGTGGTGTCAGTGGCCAACGTCATCGGTGCCATGTGCTTCGGACAGCACTTCCCTGAGAGTAGTGATGAGATGCTCAGCCTCGTGAAGAACACTCACGAATTCGTGGAGACTGCCTTCTCCGGGAATCCCGTGGACTTCTTCCCCATCCTTCGCTACCTGCCTAACCCTGCCCTGCAGAGGTTCAAGGCCTTCAACCAGAGGTTCCTGCGGTTCCTGCAGAAAACAGTCCAGGAGCACTATCAGGACTTTGACAAG AACAGTGTCCAGGACATCATGGGTGCCCTGTTTAAGCACAGCAAGAAGGGGCCTAGAGCCAGCGGCGACCTCATCCCCCAGGAGAAGATTGTCAACCTTGTCAATGACATCTTTGGAGCAG GATTTGACACAGTCACAACAGCCATCTCCTGGAGCCTCATGTACCTTGTGACCAAGCCTGAGATACAGAGGAAGATCCAGAAGGAGCTGG ACACTGTGATTGGCAGGGAGCGGCGGCCCCGGCTCTCTGACAGACCCCAGCTGCCCTACTTGGAGGCCTTCATCCTGGAGACCTTCCGACACTCCTCCTTCTTGCCCTTCACCATCCCCCACAG caCAACAAGGGACACAACGCTGAATGGCTTCTACATCCCCAAGAAATGCTGTGTCTTCGTAAACCAGTGGCAGGTCAACCATGACCC AGAGCTGTGGGAAGACCCCTCTGAGTTCCGGCCTGAGCGGTTCCTCACCGCCGACGGCACTGCCATTAACAAGCCCTTGAGTGAGAAGATGATGCTGTTTGGCATGGGCAAGCGCCGGTGTATCGGGGAAGTCCTGGCCAAGTGGGaggtcttcctcttcctggccaTCCTGCTACAGCAACTGGAGTTCAGCGTGCCGCCGGGCGTGAAAGTCGACCTGACCCCCATCTACGGGCTGACCATGAAGCACGCCCGCTGTGAACACGTCCAGGCACGGCTGCGCTTCTCCATCAACTGA